In the Tenrec ecaudatus isolate mTenEca1 chromosome 16, mTenEca1.hap1, whole genome shotgun sequence genome, one interval contains:
- the SEC14L6 gene encoding SEC14-like protein 6 → MLRQHVEFRKQQDLDNILEWQPSEVIQQYDSGGLCGFDYEGCPVWFDITGALDPKGLLLSASKQEMIRKRIKTCEVLQHECELQTEKLGKKIETAVMVFDLEGLSLKHLWKPAVEVYQQFFAIVEANYPETLKVLIGVRAPKLFPVVFNLIKPFMSEDTRKKIVILGANWKQELLDYIGADQLPVEFGGTMTDPDGNPKCLTKINYAGEVPKSYYLHNQVKMQYEHTEFVGRGSSLQVENEILSPGCVLRCPAL, encoded by the exons ATGCTCCGCCAG CACGTAGAATTCCGGAAGCAACAGGACCTGGACAACATCCTTGAATGGCAGCCCTCAGAG GTGATCCAGCAGTATGACTCGGGGGGCTTGTGTGGTTTCGACTATGAAGGTTGTCCCGTGTGGTTCGACATCACCGGGGCCCTGGACCCCAAGGGCCTCCTGCTGTCAGCCTCAAAGCAGGAGATGATCCGGAAGCGCATCAAGACCTGTGAGGTGCTTCAGCATGAGTGTGAGCTGCAGACTGAGAAG CTGGGCAAGAAAATCGAGACAGCGGTGATGGTGTTTGACTTGGAGGGGCTGAGCCTGAAACACCTGTGGAAGCCAGCTGTGGAGGTCTACCAACAG TTTTTTGCCATTGTGGAAGCCAATTATCCCGAGACACTGAAGGTTTTAATTGGTGTGCGAG CGCCCAAGCTGTTCCCCGTGGTCTTCAACCTGATCAAGCCGTTCATGAGTGAGGACACTCGCAAGAAGATAGTGATTCTGGGAG CCAATTGGAAGCAAGAGTTGCTCGACTACATTGGCGCCGACCAGCTACCTGTGGAGTTTGGGGGGACCATGACTGACCCTGATGGCAACCCCAAGTGCCTGACCAAG ATCAACTACGCGGGCGAGGTGCCCAAGAGCTACTACCTGCACAACCAGGTGAAGATGCAATATGAGCATACGGAGTTTGTGGGCCGAGGATCCTCCCTGCAGGTGGAAAACGAGATCTTATCCCCGGGCTGCGTGCTCAG ATGTCCTGCGCTTTGA